The Thermothielavioides terrestris NRRL 8126 chromosome 2, complete sequence genome includes a region encoding these proteins:
- a CDS encoding ribosome biogenesis protein NSA2, producing MPQNEYIERHRKLHGRRLDHEERARKKAAREGHKQSENAQNLRGLRAKLYAKQRHAQKIQMRKTIKQHEERNVKGAPAEKEPSEPIPAYLLDRANPTTAKALSSQIKNKRAEKAARFSVPIPKVRGISEEELFKVVKTGKKTQKKGWKRIVTKPTFVGPDFTRRPVKYERFIRPMGLRYKKANVTHPTLNVTVQLPILSVKKNPSNPLYTQLGVLTKGTIIEVNVSDLGIVTASGKVAWGRYAQITNNPENDGCLNAVLLV from the exons ATG CCCCAGAACGAGTATATCG AGCGACATCGCAAGCTTCATGGCAGGCGCCTGGATCATGAAGAGCGCGCCCGCAAGAAGGCGGCACGCGAGGGCCACAAGCAAAGCGAAAATGCCCAGAACCTGCGCGGCCTGAGAGCCAAGCTGTACGCCAAGCAGCGCCATGCCCAGAAGATCCAGATGCGCAAGACCATCAAGCAACACGAGGAGCGGAACGTCAAGGGCGCCCCAGCCGAGAAGGAGCCGTCCGAGCCCATCCCCGCCTACCTCCTCGACCGCGCCAACCCGACCACGGCGAAGGCGCTGAGCTCGCAGATCAAGAATAAGCGGGCCGAGAAGGCTGCACGGTTCTCGGTGCCGATTCCGAAAGTTAGGGGTatcagcgaggaggagctgttCAAGGT TGTCAAGACGGGCAAGAAGACACAGAAAAAGG GGTGGAAGCGAATCGTTACCAAG CCTACCTTTGTCGGGCCCGACTTCACGAGGCGGCCGGTCAAATACGAAC GCTTCATCCGGCCCATGGGTTTGCGGTACAAGAAGGCCAACGTCACCCACCCGACTCTCAACGTCACAGTACAACTTCCGATTCTGAGCGTCAAGAAGAACCCAAGCAATCCTCTGT ACACGCAACTAGGTGTGCTCACCAAGGGTACAAT CATCGAGGTCAATGTCTCCGACCTGGGTATCGTCACAGCCTCTGGAAAGGTTGCTTGGGGTCGGTACGCGCAGATTACGAACAACCCAGAG AACGATGGTTGTTTGAACGCCGTTCTCCTAGTATAA
- a CDS encoding 60S acidic ribosomal protein P2 encodes MKHLAAYLLLGLGGNSSPSAADIKALFDSVGIEADDERLEKLLSELEGKDINELIAEGSSKLASVPSGGGAAVAAAGGAAAGGAAAEAPKEEEKKEEEKEESDEDMGFGLFD; translated from the exons ATGAAGCACCTTGCTGCTTaccttcttctcggcctcggcggcaacTCCTCTccgtcggccgccgacaTCAAGGCCCTTTTCGACTCAGTCGGCATTGAGGCTGATGACGAGCGCCTTGAGAAGCTCCTGTCCGAGCTTGAGGGCAAGGACATCAACGAG CTGATTGCCGAGGGCTCTTCCAAGCTCGCCTCGGTCCcgtccggcggcggtgctgctgttgccgcggccggcggtgctgctgctggtggcgctgctgccgaggctcccaaggaggaggagaagaaggaagagg AGAAGGAGGAGTCCGACGAGGACATGGGCTTCGGTCTGTTCGACTAA